One window of Tenacibaculum maritimum NCIMB 2154 genomic DNA carries:
- a CDS encoding ATP-binding protein gives MVHRDYNSVNGFLQVSIFSDRTEIANYGGLPEGITLKDLRREHNSILRNPDIAKICFIRKYIEMLGSGTLRMINDCKKNKFKTPSWKQKNNITTVVFPELKAILKNDEGVKNELISIYEIIETTPNLKTKDIASIINKGLSTTERYLKKLKDKDFIEFVGSSKTGGYDIKKN, from the coding sequence ATGGTACATAGAGATTATAATTCTGTTAATGGTTTCTTACAAGTCTCTATATTTTCTGATAGAACAGAAATAGCTAATTATGGTGGTTTACCAGAAGGTATTACATTAAAAGACTTAAGAAGAGAACATAACTCTATACTACGTAATCCAGATATTGCTAAAATATGTTTTATAAGAAAGTATATAGAAATGCTTGGAAGTGGTACTTTAAGAATGATTAACGATTGTAAGAAGAATAAGTTTAAAACACCTTCTTGGAAACAAAAGAATAATATTACTACAGTTGTTTTTCCGGAACTTAAAGCTATACTTAAAAATGACGAGGGTGTAAAAAATGAACTTATTAGTATTTATGAAATTATTGAAACAACACCTAATTTAAAAACTAAAGATATAGCTAGTATAATAAATAAAGGTTTATCAACTACAGAACGTTATCTTAAAAAGTTAAAAGATAAAGATTTTATTGAATTTGTAGGTTCTTCTAAAACTGGTGGCTACGATATTAAAAAAAATTAA
- a CDS encoding type I restriction-modification system subunit M, with protein MSNQNNKVEVGFIWQITDDVLRDAFKKNEIGDVVLPFVVIRRLDCILQPVNAKVRETFEKFHDKLSSEKLIPVLRKAAGGLKFYNTSKHTLQSLKDEPQYIEINFNNYLQSFNPEVQEILESFQFDKIVARLVKNRLLYEMIDAICKIDLHTEAIDNHGMGYVFEELIRISNEQSNETAGEHFTPRDVIEIMNNFLFAGEKEKLSQPGIIRTIFDPACGTGGMVNLGKKFILDKVCADSNHKPTLVTYGQEINEQSYAIAKSEALITGEDANNIKHGNSFSEDRFQGKSFHYMMANPPYGVTWKKDRKFIENEALNPSGRFYAGTPRVSDGQLLFLQHMLSKMEREGSRIGVVTNGSPLFTGAAGSGESDIRRWIIENDWLECIVALPKDLFYNTGINTYIWFLTNNKAPHRKGKVQLINGDAKETIITEGNGKDKEKHLFCQPNKKSLGNKRNEITSQHIAQLLEMYQNFEETDHSKIFDNEYFGYYQLTVEQPKVDAKGNIVKDSKGNPKPDTKKRDSESVPLTEDVETYFENEVKPHVPNAWIDYDKTRIGYEINFTKYFYNYTPLRPASEIKREIITLENDIANLLKDLIS; from the coding sequence ATGAGCAACCAAAATAACAAAGTAGAAGTAGGATTTATTTGGCAGATTACAGACGATGTATTACGTGATGCCTTCAAAAAAAATGAAATTGGCGATGTAGTTCTACCGTTTGTAGTGATCCGCAGATTAGATTGTATTTTACAACCAGTAAATGCCAAAGTTCGTGAAACTTTCGAAAAATTCCACGATAAGCTATCTTCAGAAAAATTAATTCCTGTGTTGCGTAAAGCAGCAGGTGGCTTAAAATTTTACAATACCTCTAAACATACCTTACAGTCGTTAAAAGACGAACCACAATACATAGAAATTAACTTTAACAACTACTTGCAAAGTTTTAACCCAGAAGTACAAGAAATTTTAGAGAGTTTTCAATTCGATAAAATTGTAGCACGTTTGGTAAAAAACAGATTGTTATACGAAATGATTGATGCCATCTGTAAAATTGATTTACATACAGAGGCTATCGACAATCACGGTATGGGTTATGTATTTGAGGAATTAATCCGTATCTCAAACGAGCAATCTAACGAAACCGCAGGAGAGCATTTTACACCTCGTGATGTCATTGAAATTATGAATAATTTCTTGTTCGCAGGCGAAAAAGAAAAGTTATCGCAACCAGGCATCATTCGTACCATTTTTGACCCTGCTTGTGGTACTGGTGGTATGGTAAACTTGGGTAAAAAGTTTATTCTCGACAAGGTATGTGCCGATAGTAATCATAAACCAACATTGGTAACCTACGGACAAGAAATAAACGAACAATCGTATGCTATTGCTAAATCTGAAGCCTTAATTACAGGAGAAGATGCCAATAATATCAAACACGGTAATTCCTTTAGCGAAGACCGTTTTCAGGGAAAATCCTTTCATTATATGATGGCAAATCCACCGTATGGTGTTACGTGGAAAAAAGACCGAAAGTTTATTGAAAATGAAGCTTTAAACCCTTCTGGACGTTTCTATGCAGGTACACCACGAGTAAGCGATGGGCAATTACTGTTCTTACAGCATATGCTTTCTAAAATGGAGCGTGAAGGTTCTCGTATTGGTGTGGTTACCAATGGTTCTCCTTTATTTACAGGTGCTGCGGGTAGTGGTGAGAGCGATATACGTCGTTGGATTATAGAAAACGATTGGTTAGAATGCATCGTGGCATTACCTAAAGATTTATTCTACAACACAGGTATTAACACGTACATCTGGTTTTTAACCAATAATAAAGCACCACATCGTAAAGGGAAAGTGCAGTTGATAAATGGTGATGCTAAAGAAACCATAATTACAGAAGGAAATGGAAAGGATAAAGAAAAACACCTATTCTGCCAACCCAACAAAAAGAGTTTGGGTAACAAACGAAACGAAATCACATCGCAACACATTGCGCAGTTATTGGAAATGTACCAAAACTTCGAGGAAACCGACCACTCTAAAATATTCGATAACGAATACTTTGGCTACTACCAATTAACGGTAGAACAGCCTAAAGTAGATGCTAAAGGGAATATTGTTAAAGACAGTAAAGGCAACCCAAAACCAGACACCAAAAAACGAGATTCAGAAAGTGTTCCATTGACTGAAGATGTAGAAACCTATTTTGAAAACGAAGTAAAACCACACGTACCTAATGCGTGGATAGATTACGATAAAACCCGTATTGGTTACGAAATTAACTTTACCAAGTATTTCTACAACTATACACCTTTACGACCAGCGAGTGAAATTAAAAGGGAGATTATAACCTTGGAGAATGACATTGCTAACTTATTAAAAGACTTGATTAGCTAA
- the eptA gene encoding phosphoethanolamine--lipid A transferase EptA, which yields MLRKKIKLYYFALIISLLNLILYHFAFYQFIVNHIEVASLNGMVLLISLTLLAIVLNALVFYIGLFLLGIVGKWLLVLFFNTNAIALYFINTYGVIIDKTMIGNILNTRFEESSSFFSLPLILYVLFLGIIPSVFLFRFTIISVKIKQFSFHVLAALFFLLTLAFANASNWLWIDKHSKTLGAIVMPWSYVVNTIRFFQHQSEKNKTQILLPNATLKNNTKSIVVLVIGESARSANFSLYGYHKKTNPILSTIKDLHVYPAKSAATYTTAGVKAILDHKETNQLYEILPNYLDRNGVAVIWRTTNWGEPTVKAKNYANKEALRAACKKPTCLYDEVLLHDLKTEIQNTKKDKIFVVLHTSTSHGPTYFKKYPAQFNQFTPVCKSVVLADCSQEELINAYDNTILYTDYILANVIKELRQLDDYQTTMLYVSDHGESLGEKNLYMHGIPMAIAPKEQVEIPFIAWSATDSIVFKEPYEVSQYHVFHSVLDLLAIDSPIYNEQMSIVKKNN from the coding sequence ATGTTAAGAAAAAAAATTAAACTATATTATTTTGCGCTCATTATTAGCCTTCTCAACTTGATTTTATATCATTTTGCTTTTTATCAATTCATTGTCAATCATATTGAAGTTGCAAGCTTAAATGGTATGGTATTGCTCATAAGCTTAACCTTATTGGCTATTGTGTTGAATGCCTTGGTATTTTATATAGGACTCTTTTTATTGGGGATTGTAGGAAAATGGCTCTTGGTACTCTTTTTTAATACCAATGCCATTGCTTTGTATTTTATAAATACCTATGGTGTGATTATAGACAAAACAATGATTGGTAACATCCTCAATACACGTTTTGAAGAATCTAGCAGCTTCTTTTCTCTTCCGTTAATTTTATATGTTCTTTTTTTGGGCATTATTCCTAGTGTCTTTCTTTTTAGATTCACAATCATCTCTGTAAAAATCAAACAGTTTTCCTTTCATGTACTCGCAGCATTATTTTTTTTACTAACGCTTGCTTTTGCCAATGCTTCTAATTGGTTGTGGATTGATAAACATTCAAAAACTTTAGGTGCTATTGTAATGCCTTGGTCATATGTAGTAAATACAATTAGGTTTTTTCAACATCAAAGTGAAAAAAATAAAACCCAAATTTTATTACCCAATGCTACTCTCAAAAACAATACAAAATCTATTGTTGTGCTTGTGATTGGTGAATCTGCCAGAAGTGCTAATTTTTCATTATATGGTTACCATAAAAAAACCAATCCCATACTTTCTACAATAAAAGACCTTCATGTATATCCTGCAAAATCAGCCGCTACCTATACCACTGCTGGTGTTAAGGCTATTTTAGATCATAAAGAAACAAACCAACTGTATGAAATCTTACCTAATTATTTAGATAGAAATGGAGTAGCTGTTATTTGGCGAACTACCAATTGGGGAGAACCTACGGTTAAAGCTAAAAATTATGCGAATAAAGAGGCATTAAGGGCTGCTTGTAAAAAACCAACGTGTTTGTATGATGAGGTATTATTACATGATTTGAAAACCGAAATACAAAATACTAAAAAAGATAAGATTTTTGTGGTGCTGCATACAAGTACGAGTCATGGACCTACTTATTTTAAGAAATATCCAGCGCAATTTAATCAATTTACTCCTGTATGTAAAAGTGTAGTATTGGCGGATTGTAGTCAAGAAGAATTAATCAATGCTTATGACAATACCATTCTTTATACTGATTATATACTGGCCAATGTAATTAAGGAACTAAGGCAGTTAGATGATTATCAAACCACTATGCTGTATGTTTCCGATCATGGGGAGTCTTTAGGCGAAAAAAACTTATACATGCATGGAATACCTATGGCCATTGCTCCTAAAGAACAAGTTGAAATACCTTTTATTGCTTGGAGTGCTACTGATAGTATCGTGTTTAAAGAGCCTTATGAGGTTTCTCAATACCATGTTTTTCATAGTGTTCTTGATTTATTAGCTATTGACAGCCCTATTTATAATGAGCAAATGAGTATTGTCAAAAAAAATAATTGA
- a CDS encoding DUF5655 domain-containing protein, with amino-acid sequence MHLYNLKSKESISILKEKPFKLEKEIQSLFENNLKELMNLQLVKSEFSIKNKRIDTLAYDTQSNAFIIIEYKRNKNISVVDQGFTYLSLMLENKADFIIEYNETLKQHLKRTDVDWSQTRVVFVSTSFTENQKTATNFKDIAIELWEVKRYENNLISVNQIKKSKSAESIKPITASNTQLEAVTKEIKVYTEEFHLDGYPDKVKELYETYKEAILHLADDIELVPKKLYIAFKKDKNIADIVTLKKGIKLFINLPKGKLEDPKNLMRDVSNTGHWGNGDYELMITNTDILEYVLYLIKQAI; translated from the coding sequence ATGCACTTATATAACTTAAAATCCAAAGAATCAATTAGTATTCTAAAAGAGAAACCATTCAAGTTAGAAAAAGAGATACAATCCCTTTTTGAAAATAATTTAAAGGAGCTCATGAATTTACAATTGGTAAAATCTGAGTTTTCTATTAAAAACAAACGCATTGATACTTTAGCGTATGATACACAATCAAATGCATTTATAATTATTGAATATAAGCGTAATAAAAACATTAGCGTTGTTGACCAAGGGTTTACCTATTTAAGCTTAATGCTTGAAAACAAAGCGGATTTTATTATAGAATATAACGAAACTTTAAAGCAACATTTAAAACGTACCGATGTAGATTGGAGTCAAACAAGGGTCGTTTTTGTTTCAACGAGTTTTACAGAAAATCAAAAAACAGCCACCAATTTTAAAGATATTGCTATTGAATTGTGGGAAGTAAAACGTTATGAAAACAATTTAATTAGCGTAAACCAAATAAAGAAAAGTAAATCAGCAGAGAGTATAAAACCCATAACAGCTAGCAATACACAATTAGAAGCAGTTACCAAAGAAATCAAAGTTTATACCGAAGAATTTCATTTAGATGGTTATCCAGATAAAGTGAAAGAACTTTACGAAACCTATAAGGAAGCTATTTTACATCTAGCGGACGATATAGAATTAGTCCCTAAAAAATTATACATCGCTTTTAAAAAGGATAAAAACATAGCTGATATTGTTACACTTAAAAAAGGGATTAAATTATTTATCAACTTACCAAAGGGCAAACTAGAAGATCCTAAAAACTTAATGCGTGATGTATCAAATACAGGACATTGGGGGAATGGCGATTATGAATTAATGATAACGAATACTGATATATTAGAATATGTTTTGTATTTAATCAAACAGGCAATATAG
- a CDS encoding helix-turn-helix transcriptional regulator encodes MPNTKHTIIRYQALDKCFRNKSKRYFIDDLVNTCQSAIENFTGNAEGVQKRQVYDDIAFMMSENGYNAPIEKDKMGRKVYYYYSDVNFSINNQPLTESEALELKETLITLNRFKGLPQFEWIENITTRLEASFQFGKQANEIIEFDQNEFLKGKEFINTLYHAIINKTVLLVTYESFKSGLNTIIEFHPYYLKQYNNRWFSFGQNPNFDNITNLALDRIINIEISDKQYAETSIDFKEYFEDIIGVTFDENQNPIEITIRIEKSLWPYIKTKPLHGSQKIKQEQQDYIDICLQLIPNYELESVLLQYGERLTVLEPEALRKSLKERTKMMMGNYNSVYTMH; translated from the coding sequence ATGCCAAACACAAAACACACCATAATCCGATACCAAGCATTAGATAAATGTTTCAGAAATAAATCTAAAAGGTATTTTATTGATGATTTAGTAAATACCTGTCAATCTGCTATTGAAAACTTTACAGGAAACGCAGAAGGTGTTCAGAAAAGGCAAGTATATGACGATATAGCTTTTATGATGAGTGAGAACGGTTATAACGCACCCATTGAAAAGGATAAAATGGGTAGAAAGGTATATTATTACTACAGTGATGTAAATTTCTCTATCAATAATCAACCGCTTACCGAATCAGAAGCATTAGAGTTAAAGGAAACATTAATAACATTAAACAGATTTAAAGGCTTACCTCAATTTGAATGGATTGAAAATATAACCACCAGATTAGAAGCATCCTTTCAATTTGGTAAACAGGCTAATGAAATTATTGAGTTCGATCAGAATGAATTTTTAAAGGGTAAAGAATTTATTAATACGTTATATCACGCCATTATTAATAAAACGGTTTTATTAGTCACTTATGAGAGTTTTAAATCGGGATTAAACACGATTATAGAGTTTCATCCTTATTACTTAAAGCAGTATAATAATCGTTGGTTTTCATTTGGTCAAAACCCGAACTTTGATAACATTACCAATTTGGCATTAGACCGTATAATTAATATTGAAATATCAGATAAGCAATATGCAGAAACTAGTATCGATTTTAAAGAATACTTTGAAGATATTATTGGTGTAACTTTTGACGAAAATCAAAACCCTATTGAAATAACCATAAGAATTGAAAAATCATTATGGCCATATATTAAAACAAAACCATTACACGGTTCTCAAAAGATTAAACAAGAACAACAAGACTATATTGATATTTGCTTACAGCTCATTCCAAATTACGAATTAGAAAGTGTGCTACTACAATACGGAGAAAGATTAACAGTATTAGAACCTGAAGCATTAAGGAAATCTTTAAAAGAAAGAACTAAAATGATGATGGGAAACTATAACAGTGTATATACAATGCACTAA
- a CDS encoding phosphatase PAP2 family protein: protein MFNIHPLNESVVRNFNKITYRLLLFPFALLCLLSIFFIASSNDSNYVNHYMYFQKEAFLYLNNKLATFPDIAFNTTQLGDVLISFPLLTIFIIYAPKLWEALFTASLLSLVISASFKKIFSIPRPAAVFDHDSFVILGKTLTGSTSFPSGHSIATFVVITVLLFAFMPQKNSTKLLWSISLIALGLFIASSRVAVGAHYPFDVVVGSILGYMIAIIGIKLNAKINGFIWIKNRRYYPFFMLIFIILMFLIGHKIIKNNIPIYYISFLSLTISLYTITSSYVKKKN from the coding sequence ATGTTTAATATTCATCCATTAAACGAAAGTGTCGTTCGTAATTTCAACAAAATCACCTACCGTTTACTGCTCTTTCCGTTTGCATTATTATGCTTATTGAGTATTTTCTTTATTGCATCGTCAAACGATAGCAACTATGTCAACCATTATATGTATTTTCAAAAAGAAGCCTTTTTATATCTAAATAACAAACTAGCTACTTTTCCTGATATCGCATTTAATACAACCCAATTGGGTGATGTACTCATTTCTTTTCCCCTACTAACTATTTTTATAATATATGCCCCTAAGCTTTGGGAAGCGCTCTTCACAGCCTCCCTCCTTTCATTAGTGATATCTGCTAGCTTCAAAAAAATATTTTCCATACCAAGACCCGCCGCCGTATTTGATCATGATAGCTTTGTTATTTTAGGAAAAACATTAACAGGAAGTACCTCTTTTCCTTCTGGGCATTCCATTGCTACTTTTGTAGTAATCACAGTATTATTATTTGCCTTTATGCCTCAAAAAAATAGCACAAAACTCCTTTGGTCAATAAGTTTAATAGCATTGGGCTTGTTCATTGCTTCTTCAAGAGTTGCCGTAGGAGCACATTATCCTTTTGATGTGGTTGTAGGAAGTATACTCGGCTATATGATTGCCATTATAGGCATCAAACTCAATGCTAAAATAAATGGATTCATTTGGATTAAAAATCGCCGATACTATCCTTTTTTTATGCTTATTTTTATAATTTTAATGTTTTTAATCGGTCATAAAATAATTAAAAATAACATCCCTATATATTACATTTCATTCCTTTCACTAACCATTTCATTATACACAATAACAAGTTCTTATGTTAAGAAAAAAAATTAA
- a CDS encoding AAA family ATPase: MKKQTKGISFKNFRRFQNFPMLQLGNITYMVGRNNSGKSTMVKAQLLMMDYLQNQLYNTFSFDNSVLEDANIVTFGRAKNNKSTSDLIEFKVILNNIEFSVVITGKDDNTKAKVQTFTVNDPNDAISLKVDYIEENINLKKGQKLIDSNVQEIDMQKQRLSEDLLKIEQELVNIPSKASKEYLALNDKKNGILKQIEKIDKLNRDVKEEGAYDYDVTYPLKFLRVEDMYEVKEDDDDFDNIVLSEDTMIQEFISIVLWFNDIQYKKDAETARNNIDDDFNPNSIEVHQNKGKLEKWANKVSNIINEQSFHYIPANPSKQSALFALRDKNNDLAQAIHNFKQAGLDKKADSKKFVKYWMKEFEVGEDFSIEFYAGEAYEFHVLEDGAQNHLSDKGMGSLQVMSLILKLATIIYDKKVNKKNKPTVLIEEPELNLHPELQSKLSDFLLEVSSKNVQFLVETHSEYIIRKAQLIAIQEDYILNDELNPNPFKIFYFHKKEGPYEMKFNSKGKFDRDFGPGFYNEAGSLTMKMIKELRKKQA, encoded by the coding sequence ATGAAAAAACAAACAAAAGGTATTTCCTTTAAAAATTTCAGACGTTTCCAAAATTTCCCAATGCTTCAATTAGGAAATATTACCTATATGGTAGGACGAAACAATTCAGGTAAATCTACAATGGTGAAAGCCCAACTTTTAATGATGGATTATTTACAAAATCAACTATATAATACATTTTCTTTTGATAATTCGGTACTCGAAGATGCGAATATTGTAACCTTTGGTAGAGCAAAAAATAATAAGTCAACCTCTGATTTAATTGAGTTTAAAGTCATACTAAATAACATAGAATTTTCTGTAGTTATTACAGGTAAAGATGATAATACCAAAGCAAAAGTTCAAACCTTTACTGTTAACGATCCTAATGATGCTATTTCTTTAAAGGTCGATTATATAGAAGAAAACATAAACCTAAAAAAAGGGCAAAAACTTATTGATTCAAATGTTCAAGAAATCGATATGCAAAAGCAACGCTTATCTGAAGATCTTCTGAAAATTGAACAAGAACTTGTAAATATACCTTCTAAAGCATCAAAAGAATATTTAGCACTTAATGATAAAAAAAATGGGATTTTAAAACAAATCGAAAAAATTGATAAACTAAATAGAGATGTAAAAGAGGAAGGAGCCTATGACTATGATGTCACGTATCCACTCAAATTTTTGCGTGTAGAGGATATGTATGAGGTAAAGGAAGATGATGATGATTTTGACAATATTGTATTATCTGAAGACACGATGATACAAGAGTTTATAAGTATTGTACTATGGTTTAATGATATTCAATATAAAAAAGATGCAGAAACAGCTAGAAATAATATAGATGATGATTTTAATCCTAACTCTATTGAAGTTCATCAAAATAAAGGAAAACTAGAAAAATGGGCAAACAAAGTGAGTAACATCATCAACGAGCAATCTTTTCATTATATACCAGCGAATCCTAGTAAGCAATCTGCCTTATTTGCTTTGCGTGATAAGAATAATGATTTAGCGCAAGCCATACATAATTTTAAACAAGCTGGATTAGATAAAAAGGCTGATTCGAAAAAATTTGTAAAATATTGGATGAAGGAATTTGAAGTTGGCGAAGATTTTTCAATAGAGTTTTATGCTGGAGAGGCTTACGAATTCCACGTTTTAGAAGATGGTGCTCAAAATCACTTATCAGATAAAGGAATGGGGTCACTTCAAGTGATGAGTCTTATTTTAAAGTTAGCAACGATTATTTATGATAAAAAGGTTAATAAGAAGAATAAGCCTACAGTATTAATTGAAGAGCCGGAATTGAATTTACATCCTGAATTGCAATCAAAATTGAGCGATTTCCTATTGGAAGTATCTAGTAAAAATGTGCAGTTTTTAGTAGAAACACATTCAGAATACATAATCAGAAAAGCTCAGTTAATTGCAATTCAAGAAGATTATATATTAAATGATGAATTAAATCCTAATCCTTTTAAAATATTTTATTTTCATAAAAAAGAAGGACCTTACGAAATGAAGTTCAATTCAAAAGGAAAGTTTGATAGAGACTTTGGTCCTGGATTTTACAATGAAGCAGGTAGTTTGACAATGAAGATGATTAAAGAATTACGTAAAAAACAAGCTTAA